Proteins encoded in a region of the Anopheles aquasalis chromosome 2, idAnoAquaMG_Q_19, whole genome shotgun sequence genome:
- the LOC126571166 gene encoding uricase has protein sequence MMSRKLLDESNGYQQQLLEGENAQFQISNYGYGKDSVKVMHVVRNGQVHSIKEFEVGTKLKLRSQKDYLEGDNSDIVATDSQKNTVYLLARKHGLESPEEFGMLLCHHFLDKYSHVEEVSIHIEEYPWSRIGFGTGPYKDLHNHAFVFTPTALRYTDVTQKRTEPKPTIVSGLMNLRVLKTTQSAFVNFVDDEYRSLPDQHDRIFSTVVRSSWQYSTATGVDFDYCWNKVMQCILNNFAGDAEKGIFSPSVQHTLYLAEKQVLELVPQISSIDMSMPNKHYFTFDFSKFPKVIKDPQLKEETVYVPVDKPAGIIYAQLDRKSDQAVKSKL, from the exons ATGATGTCCAGAAAGCTGCTCGACGAAAGCAAtggctaccagcagcagctgctggagggTGAGAACGCCCAGTTTCAGATCAGTAACTATGGTTACGGTAAGGACAGCGTGAAGGTGATGCACGTCGTCCGGAATGGACAGGTCCACTCGATAAAGGAGTTTGAGGTGGGCACCAAGCTGAAGCTCAGAAGCCAAAAGGATTATCTCGAAG GTGACAACAGTGACATTGTGGCCACGGATTCGCAGAAGAACACCGTCTATCTGTTGGCCCGCAAGCACGGGCTAGAGTCGCCGGAAGAGTTTGGAATGCTGCTGTGTCATCACTTTCTGGACAAGTACTCACACGTCGAGGAGGTTTCGATTCACATCGAGGAGTATCCGTGGTCGCGGATTGGCTTCGGTACCGGTCCGTATAAAGATCTGCACAACCATGCCTTTGTCTTCACGCCGACTGCTCTCCGCTACACGGATGTGACGCAGAAGAGAACTG AACCTAAGCCAACGATCGTTAGCGGTTTGATGAACCTGCGCGTCCTCAAGACGACCCAGTCGGCATTCGTGAACTTCGTGGACGACGAGTACCGCTCACTGCCGGATCAGCACGATCGCATCTTCAGCACCGTTGTCCGCTCGTCCTGGCAATACTCAACCGCGACGGGCGTCGATTTCGATTACTGCTGGAACAAGGTGATGCAGTGCATTCTGAACAACTTTGCGGGCGATGCGGAGAAGGGCATCTTTTCGCCGAGTGTCCAGCATACGCTGTACCTGGCGGAGAAGCAGGTGCTCGAATTGGTGCCCCAAATTTCCTCGATCGACATGTCGATGCCCAACAAGCATTACTTCACGTTCGACTTCAGCAAGTTCCCCAAGGTCATCAAGGATCCGCAGCTGAAGGAGGAAACGGTTTACGTGCCGGTGGACAAACCGGCCGGTATCATCTACGCCCAGCTCGATCGGAAATCGGATCAGGCTGTCAAAAGTAAACTATAG
- the LOC126571164 gene encoding uncharacterized protein LOC126571164: MTRIIGSAAVYLLLFQYSKLSTMVWCYNVDLLHSARNPLDPPFRSPQTPYGQKHSKSTPGSYGNGISSAHRGLAFSQQAPSYQQSFIPTVVESLPLHPRWQTDQRKNPPAALQVPPIPVIHMDDIGVEDNFVDHEGRPLLDSLEIPSSLDQSPSKESSDNPMLLQILRTNHRLPPRELTLDEQDNDVQSVVVKDDGRRDRAVESIDLIREQLERIKQEEDIETKSNLLTKLLTELPEGPLPIVYVEDAAGTGLEAEEDDDEDDDVTHLFTPNGGKRSGRYNRGYPWKRQNARNRPYDDARFLCVPSRDDVFKLLIGLHENRNGNHQQKTISFCNRKRPARAIFTNIRFLG; the protein is encoded by the exons atgacACGCATCATCGGCAGTGCCGCAGTGTATTTGCTGCTATTTCAATACTCCAAGCTCTCAACGATGGTTTGGTGCTACAATGTAGATCTCCTGCACTCTGCTCGGAACCCATTAGATCCCCCTTTCCGCTCACCGCAAACACCGTACggccaaaaacattccaaatcgACTCCAGGATCGTATGGAAACGGCATTTCATCGGCTCACCGTGGACTAGCATTTAGTCAACAGGCCCCATCGTACCAACAGTCATTTATTCCAACAGTGGTGGAATCACTCCCACTACACCCACGCTGGCAGACAGATCAAAGGAAaaatccaccagcagcactgcaAGTACCACCGATACCGGTCATCCACATGGATGATATCGGCGTTGAAGATA ATTTCGTCGACCACGAGGGACGACCACTGCTGGACTCATTAGAAATACCATCTTCCCTGGACCAATCACCGTCCAAGGAAAGCAGTGACAATCCGATGCTTCTACAGATCCTGAGAACCAACCACCGACTCCCACCGAGAGAATTGACGTTGGACGAACAGGACAATGACGTACAATCGGTGGTGGTAAAGGACGATGGTAGGCGAGACCGTGCGGTGGAGAGCATTGATTTGATTCGCGAGCAATTGGAACGCATCAAGCAAGAGGAAGACATCGAAACCAAATCGAATCTACTGACGAAGCTGTTGACTGAGTTGCCGGAAGGGCCACTGCCGATTGTGTACGTTGAGGATGCGGCCGGTACCGGGCTAGAAgccgaggaggacgacgacgaagacgacgacgtgacGCATCTGTTCACACCCAACGGTGGTAAGCGATCCGGGCGGTACAATCGTGGCTATCCCTGGAAGCGACAAAACGCACGCAATCGACC GTACGATGATGCCCGGTTTCTTTGCGTTCCCAGTCGCGATGACGTGTTTAAGCTGCTTATCGGGCTACACGAGAACCGAAACggcaaccaccagcagaagaCGATTAGTTTCTGCAACCGAAAGCGTCCAGCAAGGGCCATCTTCACCAACATTCGCTTCCTGGGTTAA
- the LOC126571171 gene encoding uncharacterized protein LOC126571171 isoform X1: MPLTTMFCFRLTVRLGAIIVGGCCILETLITMIMLTALGSGSFLRAEALHYEANMQLYNPHAIFIWFIRMFKTKPDLSFVIIMSTMGLYLPCCVAMMAGAFYMKRYLLVPFIVVELVRLVTLTLTHVIGMIVIKKSINVGYLIALTISGGFSLLLLFYLWACVVALFQVLKIVRSPEYIAVFGDNPLAPVVAEGSPTFKPPLPDNPATQLQYTRKEHQPKLAIPLPMAPFSGANMLLDDFRALHSRYSYSWAI; encoded by the exons ATGCCTCTGACGACAATGTTCTGCTTCCGGCTCACGGTCCGGTTAGGTGCAATAATTGTTGGAGGATGCTGTATT CTGGAAACACTCATCACCATGATTATGCTGACGGCATTGGGCAGTGGGTCGTTCTTGCGGGCGGAGGCGCTTCACTACGAAGCCAATATGCAGCTCTACAATCCGCATGCCAtcttcatttggttcattcgAATGTTCAAAACGAAGCCGGATTTGTCGTTCGTGATCATAATGAGCACCATGGGACTGTACCTGCCCTGCTGTGTAGCAATGATGGCGGGAGCATTTTAC ATGAAACGTTATCTGCTAGTTCCGTTCATCGTGGTTGAACTGGTGCGCCTGGTTACGCTTACCCTTACACACGTGATTGGAATGATAGTGattaaaaaatcgataaatgtAGGCTACCTGATAGCGCTCACGATATCCGGAGGTTTCTCGTTGC TGCTCCTGTTTTACCTGTGGGCGTGCGTGGTGGCCTTGTTTCAAGTTTTGAAGATCGTCCGCTCGCCAGAGTACATCGCCGTGTTTGGCGACAATCCACtggctccggtggtggccgaagGGTCGCCGACGTTCAAGCCACCGCTGCCAGATAACCCTGCCACCCAGCTGCAGTACACCAGGAAGGAACACCAACCGAAGCTCGCGATACCCTTGCCAATGGCCCCGTTCAGCGGGGCCaacatgctgctggatgatttCCGCGCGCTGCACAGTCGCTATTCTTACAGCTGGGCCATTTGA
- the LOC126571161 gene encoding uncharacterized protein LOC126571161 isoform X3: MASHDQIDTSNSWWERPSVIYAVNLPRVTAQLEKLMGTNVVRLTDRKYMQELQRRIQEDYNVTLEKRITEREAKEIERERNLILSGAGDNIPEEMTSSVFLVNQKTNVNILNKREKLKTIREKNAERLIKQGHRWERERLHMEDQSRDREIERRTKREALLEQEKLYMIEENDRSLNLLRVKTKKGPCRDMNLRTMLMQQREELGRTIQKRDFDMHDERGSATDIEGVGKSEKHRRNRRNRKQHQMQRQHEVHEYQESSSPEEGYISMNNADSPEDLETSLAIKVGKGSKDSGDESDGEGQDSDNGPVAGAEGAVDEQPIESSPSKQSEANVAKDALLELEQQEQQELSEAEAEAAEEARLREELDRTLLEKKKARQVRNEDPKITKLKEADTVADIYNVADEIIVLEKKKTKKGFGK, translated from the exons TGTTAATCTGCCCCGAGTGACCGCACAGCTGGAGAAATTAATGGGCACGAATGTGGTCCGGCTGACGGATCGCAAGTATATGCAGGAGCTGCAGCGCCGCATCCAGGAGGATTACAATGTTACGCTGGAGAAGCGCATCACGGAACGGGAG GCGAAGGAAATCGAACGGGAGCGTAATCTGATCCTGTCCGGTGCCGGCGACAACATCCCGGAAGAGATGACCAGCTCCGTTTTCCTCGTGAACCAAAAGACCAACGTTAACATTTTGAATAAGCGTGAGAAG CTGAAAACGATTCGCGAGAAGAATGCGGAACGTCTCATCAAGCAGGGCCACCGGTGGGAACGGGAACGACTGCACATGGAGGATCAGAGTCGCGATCGAGAGATTGAACGGCGCACGAAGCGAGAAGCGTTGCTCGAGCAGGAAAAACTGTACATGATCGAGGAGAACGATCGTTCGCTAAATTTGTTGCGCGtgaaaacgaagaaaggaCCGTGCCGTGATATGAACTTGCGCACGATGTTGATGCAGCAGCGTGAAGAGCTCGGTCGGACGATCCAGAAGCGAGACTTTGATATGCACGATGAGCGAGGATCGGCGACGGACATCGAGGGTGTTGGTAAATCGGAGAAGCACCGCCGGAACCGACGTAACCGGAAGCAACATCAAATGCAACGTCAGCACGAGGTGCACGAGTACCAGGAATCCTCGTCACCGGAGGAGGGTTACATTTCGATGAATAATGCCGACTCACCGGAGGACCTAGAGACGTCGCTGGCCATCAAGGTGGGCAAGGGTAGCAAGGATTCCGGCGATGAGTCGGACGGTGAGGGACAGGACTCGGACAATGGACCCGTAGCCGGTGCAGAAGGAGCTGTGGATGAGCAACCGATCGAGTCCAGTCCGAGTAAGCAATCGGAAGCGAACGTCGCCAAGGATGCGCTGCTGGAGTTGgagcaacaggagcaacagGAGTTGTCGGAGGCGGAAGCGGAGGCAGCCGAGGAGGCACGACTTCGTGAGGAGCTCGATAGGACGCtgttggagaagaagaaagctcgCCAAGTGCGCAACGAGGATCCAAAGATAACAAAACTAAAGGAAGCTGAC ACCGTCGCCGATATCTATAATGTTGCTGACGAGATCATCGtcctggagaagaagaaaaccaaaaaaggctTCGGCAAGTAA
- the LOC126571185 gene encoding mitochondrial fission 1 protein isoform X1: MEEILNDNVLGDELECYYDLLQKFEKKYNAELRLGPVSTTTQFEYAWCMVRSEFKSDMKRGILLLEDLFAKHPEGRRDYLYYLAIGHARLQEYSESLKHAQAFLEIEPNNQQVIALEQMVKKRMEIEGIKGVAKATGAALVVGGILGLGLALLKK; the protein is encoded by the exons ATGGAGGAAATCCTGAACGACAACGTGCTGGGCGATGAGCTGGAG TGTTACTACGATCTGTTACAGAAATTCGAGAAAAAGTACAACGCAGAACTGAGACTGGGCCCGGTTTCGACGACAACGCAATTCGAATATGCCTGGTGTATGGTTCGGAGCGAGTTCAAAAGCGACATGAAACGA GGAATACTGTTGCTGGAGGATCTGTTTGCCAAACACCCCGAAGGACGGCGGGACTACCTGTACTATCTCGCTATCGGGCACGCCAGACTGCAGGAGTACTCGGAGTCGCTGAAGCACGCCCAAGCCTTCCTGGAGATTGAACCCAACAATCAGCAGGTGATCGCGCTGGAGCAGATGGTAAAGAAACGCATGGAAATCGAAGGAATCAAAGGAGTCGCCAAAGCCACGGGAGCTGCTCTCGTTGTCGGAGGCATCCTGGGGCTGGGACTGGCTTTgctgaagaaatga
- the LOC126571185 gene encoding mitochondrial fission 1 protein isoform X2 yields MEEILNDNVLGDELEKFEKKYNAELRLGPVSTTTQFEYAWCMVRSEFKSDMKRGILLLEDLFAKHPEGRRDYLYYLAIGHARLQEYSESLKHAQAFLEIEPNNQQVIALEQMVKKRMEIEGIKGVAKATGAALVVGGILGLGLALLKK; encoded by the exons ATGGAGGAAATCCTGAACGACAACGTGCTGGGCGATGAGCTGGAG AAATTCGAGAAAAAGTACAACGCAGAACTGAGACTGGGCCCGGTTTCGACGACAACGCAATTCGAATATGCCTGGTGTATGGTTCGGAGCGAGTTCAAAAGCGACATGAAACGA GGAATACTGTTGCTGGAGGATCTGTTTGCCAAACACCCCGAAGGACGGCGGGACTACCTGTACTATCTCGCTATCGGGCACGCCAGACTGCAGGAGTACTCGGAGTCGCTGAAGCACGCCCAAGCCTTCCTGGAGATTGAACCCAACAATCAGCAGGTGATCGCGCTGGAGCAGATGGTAAAGAAACGCATGGAAATCGAAGGAATCAAAGGAGTCGCCAAAGCCACGGGAGCTGCTCTCGTTGTCGGAGGCATCCTGGGGCTGGGACTGGCTTTgctgaagaaatga
- the LOC126571156 gene encoding uncharacterized protein LOC126571156 — MAKLITISIMKLAVLTGLLKLSFATTMGLQLGSDENGISSGATSRPPAYFEMINDYDRAEEGSSSNSGELVPVPYGPLAQTSDRRSVVECGGVYKRLQSEIRSPGYPDGYQTLLHCEYTFKSPFVCSSQYHFQFLDFSLEPSRNCSKDRLVIGEEEVLCGTVIGSKLYDAPGGLLRMKFVTDGWRSERGFRILVTRQPCSDDNEAEESSTAYTVFSTIQVAEEGTESSGEETTTVEPEGGHHRKVVSSRQDIPPEFNPGGNGYLPPPTMQPTYPTPGYPTPMNPSPPLGYPCPAPCLFPSWGCSSPNYPPRVPCDPRYQTCPPLFPGYPSYPQQPSPSYPSYPQQPQPSYPSYPQQPSYPSFPQFPGCTGNPCVPGTQYPTPYYPGYPQQPGTEGTNSIGGPPPGFEPVKSESEAEFPEPTTERAPREPEPQSQVSFVPGLGPSACCRNAFSQRRFYLASANFPSQFTTNQDCVVQIQRHSPFVCRLVIHFKFFAFGNDQFPACPGGFVEIDGRRICGCRTGQTYRTVDFGPYASKTIRIHSDAGRFPGVQGFLLDIYQEECQQGGPLKRSDEDRLVQRHVPPVGERYEMGRVEGRVLHVPVKTVETTNSTTTRQTTHQYYFYDMNDAQPVQKPQEPVGAGTFLTPVYQRPGAGLEKFVQPGYAPPQLVGGGGNRCVFTTADWLRLKLDWLWIFKPVCLV; from the coding sequence ATGGCAAAGCTAATCACAATCTCAATTATGAAGTTGGCGGTTTTAACTGGTCTGCTAAAATTGTCCTTTGCGACCACGATGGGTCTGCAGCTGGGCAGTGATGAGAATGGCATATCGTCCGGTGCAACTAGTCGACCTCCAGCGTACTTTGAGATGATCAACGACTACGATCGAGCagaggaaggaagcagcagcaacagcggggAGTTAGTGCCCGTACCGTACGGGCCCCTTGCCCAAACCAGCGATCGGCGGAGTGTCGTCGAGTGCGGTGGAGTGTACAAGCGGTTACAGAGTGAAATCCGTTCGCCCGGTTATCCCGATGGCTATCAGACGCTTCTGCACTGCGAGTACACCTTCAAGTCACCGTTCGTGTGCAGCAGTCAGTATCATTTTCAGTTTCTGGACTTTTCTCTCGAACCATCGCGTAACTGCAGCAAGGATAGGCTCGTCATTGGCGAGGAGGAAGTGCTCTGTGGCACGGTTATCGGTTCGAAGCTGTACGATGCTCCCGGTGGTCTGTTGAGGATGAAGTTCGTCACGGATGGATGGCGTTCGGAGCGTGGATTCCGGATACTGGTCACTAGGCAACCGTGCAGCGATGACAACGAGGCGGAAGAGTCCTCCACGGCCTACACCGTTTTTAGTACGATTCAGGTGGCGGAGGAAGGGACGGAATCGAGCGGGGAAGAGACAACAACCGTTGAGCCGGAGGGCGGGCACCATCGGAAGGTAGTGAGCAGTCGGCAGGACATTCCGCCGGAGTTTAATCCCGGTGGCAATGGATATCTGCCTCCTCCGACGATGCAACCGACTTATCCAACGCCGGGCTATCCGACTCCGATGAATCCTTCTCCCCCTCTGGGTTATCCGTGTCCGGCACCATGTTTGTTCCCTTCGTGGGGCTGTTCGTCACCAAACTACCCTCCGCGAGTTCCCTGCGATCCAAGATATCAGACATGTCCACCGCTGTTCCCTGGATATCCTTCGTATCCTCAGCAACCATCACCGAGCTACCCTTCGTAtccacagcaaccacaaccatcGTATCCTTCCTACCCTCAGCAACCCTCTTATCCTTCGTTTCCTCAATTCCCGGGATGCACCGGAAATCCTTGTGTCCCAGGGACGCAATATCCGACCCCGTACTACCCCGGCTATCCACAGCAACCTGGCACAGAAGGAACCAACTCGATCGGTGGACCACCGCCCGGTTTCGAACCAGTTAAATCCGAATCAGAGGCCGAGTTTCCGGAACCCACAACCGAACGAGCGCCGCGTGAACCCGAACCACAGAGCCAAGTTTCGTTCGTCCCTGGGCTCGGTCCATCGGCCTGCTGCCGGAACGCGTTCAGTCAACGGAGATTCTATCTGGCCAGTGCCAATTTCCCGTCACAGTTCACAACCAACCAGGACTGTGTGGTGCAGATACAGCGTCACTCACCCTTCGTTTGCCGTTTGGTGATCCATTTCAAGTTCTTCGCATTCGGTAACGATCAATTCCCGGCCTGTCCCGGTGGGTTTGTCGAGATCGATGGGCGACGCATTTGTGGATGCCGAACGGGGCAAACCTATCGGACGGTGGACTTTGGTCCGTACGCTTCCAAAACGATTCGCATTCACTCCGATGCTGGGCGGTTTCCCGGTGTGCAAGGATTTCTGCTCGACATCTACCAGGAAGAGTGTCAACAGGGAGGTCCTTTGAAGCGTAGCGATGAGGATCGTTTAGTTCAGCGGCATGTGCCACCGGTGGGGGAAAGGTATGAGATGGGTCGTGTGGAAGGAAGAGTACTACACGTTCCCGTGAAGACAGTGGAGACAACCAACAGTACGACCACTCGGCAGACGACACATCAGTACTACTTCTACGATATGAACGATGCACAGCCAGTACAGAAGCCCCAGGAGCCAGTAGGTGCCGGAACGTTCCTGACGCCAGTATACCAGCGACCTGGCGCTGGTTTGGAGAAGTTTGTTCAACCTGGCTACGCTCCGCCGCAgcttgtcggtggtggtggcaatcgaTGCGTGTTCACGACAGCTGATTGGTTACGTCTGAAGCTTGACTGGCTGTGGATCTTTAAGCCCGTTTGCTTGGTTTAA
- the LOC126571161 gene encoding uncharacterized protein LOC126571161 isoform X2, with translation MKKAHCPKNQLEKMMLEEDFTFCECNFAVKPTRRQDVNLPRVTAQLEKLMGTNVVRLTDRKYMQELQRRIQEDYNVTLEKRITEREAKEIERERNLILSGAGDNIPEEMTSSVFLVNQKTNVNILNKREKLKTIREKNAERLIKQGHRWERERLHMEDQSRDREIERRTKREALLEQEKLYMIEENDRSLNLLRVKTKKGPCRDMNLRTMLMQQREELGRTIQKRDFDMHDERGSATDIEGVGKSEKHRRNRRNRKQHQMQRQHEVHEYQESSSPEEGYISMNNADSPEDLETSLAIKVGKGSKDSGDESDGEGQDSDNGPVAGAEGAVDEQPIESSPSKQSEANVAKDALLELEQQEQQELSEAEAEAAEEARLREELDRTLLEKKKARQVRNEDPKITKLKEADTVADIYNVADEIIVLEKKKTKKGFGK, from the exons TGTTAATCTGCCCCGAGTGACCGCACAGCTGGAGAAATTAATGGGCACGAATGTGGTCCGGCTGACGGATCGCAAGTATATGCAGGAGCTGCAGCGCCGCATCCAGGAGGATTACAATGTTACGCTGGAGAAGCGCATCACGGAACGGGAG GCGAAGGAAATCGAACGGGAGCGTAATCTGATCCTGTCCGGTGCCGGCGACAACATCCCGGAAGAGATGACCAGCTCCGTTTTCCTCGTGAACCAAAAGACCAACGTTAACATTTTGAATAAGCGTGAGAAG CTGAAAACGATTCGCGAGAAGAATGCGGAACGTCTCATCAAGCAGGGCCACCGGTGGGAACGGGAACGACTGCACATGGAGGATCAGAGTCGCGATCGAGAGATTGAACGGCGCACGAAGCGAGAAGCGTTGCTCGAGCAGGAAAAACTGTACATGATCGAGGAGAACGATCGTTCGCTAAATTTGTTGCGCGtgaaaacgaagaaaggaCCGTGCCGTGATATGAACTTGCGCACGATGTTGATGCAGCAGCGTGAAGAGCTCGGTCGGACGATCCAGAAGCGAGACTTTGATATGCACGATGAGCGAGGATCGGCGACGGACATCGAGGGTGTTGGTAAATCGGAGAAGCACCGCCGGAACCGACGTAACCGGAAGCAACATCAAATGCAACGTCAGCACGAGGTGCACGAGTACCAGGAATCCTCGTCACCGGAGGAGGGTTACATTTCGATGAATAATGCCGACTCACCGGAGGACCTAGAGACGTCGCTGGCCATCAAGGTGGGCAAGGGTAGCAAGGATTCCGGCGATGAGTCGGACGGTGAGGGACAGGACTCGGACAATGGACCCGTAGCCGGTGCAGAAGGAGCTGTGGATGAGCAACCGATCGAGTCCAGTCCGAGTAAGCAATCGGAAGCGAACGTCGCCAAGGATGCGCTGCTGGAGTTGgagcaacaggagcaacagGAGTTGTCGGAGGCGGAAGCGGAGGCAGCCGAGGAGGCACGACTTCGTGAGGAGCTCGATAGGACGCtgttggagaagaagaaagctcgCCAAGTGCGCAACGAGGATCCAAAGATAACAAAACTAAAGGAAGCTGAC ACCGTCGCCGATATCTATAATGTTGCTGACGAGATCATCGtcctggagaagaagaaaaccaaaaaaggctTCGGCAAGTAA
- the LOC126571171 gene encoding uncharacterized protein LOC126571171 isoform X2 translates to MPLTTMFCFRLTVRLGAIIVGGCCILETLITMIMLTALGSGSFLRAEALHYEANMQLYNPHAIFIWFIRMFKTKPDLSFVIIMSTMGLYLPCCVAMMAGAFYMKRYLLVPFIVVELVRLVTLTLTHVIGMIVIKKSINVGYLIALTISGGFSLLLKIVRSPEYIAVFGDNPLAPVVAEGSPTFKPPLPDNPATQLQYTRKEHQPKLAIPLPMAPFSGANMLLDDFRALHSRYSYSWAI, encoded by the exons ATGCCTCTGACGACAATGTTCTGCTTCCGGCTCACGGTCCGGTTAGGTGCAATAATTGTTGGAGGATGCTGTATT CTGGAAACACTCATCACCATGATTATGCTGACGGCATTGGGCAGTGGGTCGTTCTTGCGGGCGGAGGCGCTTCACTACGAAGCCAATATGCAGCTCTACAATCCGCATGCCAtcttcatttggttcattcgAATGTTCAAAACGAAGCCGGATTTGTCGTTCGTGATCATAATGAGCACCATGGGACTGTACCTGCCCTGCTGTGTAGCAATGATGGCGGGAGCATTTTAC ATGAAACGTTATCTGCTAGTTCCGTTCATCGTGGTTGAACTGGTGCGCCTGGTTACGCTTACCCTTACACACGTGATTGGAATGATAGTGattaaaaaatcgataaatgtAGGCTACCTGATAGCGCTCACGATATCCGGAGGTTTCTCGTTGC TTTTGAAGATCGTCCGCTCGCCAGAGTACATCGCCGTGTTTGGCGACAATCCACtggctccggtggtggccgaagGGTCGCCGACGTTCAAGCCACCGCTGCCAGATAACCCTGCCACCCAGCTGCAGTACACCAGGAAGGAACACCAACCGAAGCTCGCGATACCCTTGCCAATGGCCCCGTTCAGCGGGGCCaacatgctgctggatgatttCCGCGCGCTGCACAGTCGCTATTCTTACAGCTGGGCCATTTGA